A genomic window from Luteolibacter sp. LG18 includes:
- a CDS encoding M23 family metallopeptidase yields the protein MISRGTRTGFLLAFLLALVVSMMSATVRAQSTVRMPLADGFDFPVGKPNGAGYYIARGVRLTSPIHFGEDWNGRNGGDTDLGDPVYSCGDGVVTWAYNVHQGWGNVVLIRHAYRDPASGQVKFCDSLYGHLNEIMVKVGQQVKRGTQVGTIGSNFGMYPAHLHFEIRHNISTGMQRESVNRDWVNWAVPSDFINKYRRLNREWGQVAVPTGTYTEYQGFKGL from the coding sequence ATGATTTCCCGCGGCACCCGGACCGGCTTCCTCCTCGCCTTTCTTTTGGCGCTGGTGGTTTCGATGATGTCCGCCACGGTCCGCGCCCAGTCCACGGTGCGGATGCCCCTCGCGGATGGCTTTGATTTCCCGGTGGGGAAACCGAATGGCGCGGGCTACTACATCGCCCGCGGCGTGCGCCTGACCTCGCCCATCCATTTCGGCGAGGACTGGAATGGCCGCAATGGCGGCGACACCGACCTTGGCGATCCGGTTTACAGTTGCGGCGACGGGGTGGTGACCTGGGCCTACAACGTCCACCAGGGCTGGGGAAACGTGGTGCTCATCCGCCACGCCTACCGTGATCCGGCCAGCGGTCAGGTGAAGTTCTGCGACTCCCTCTACGGCCACCTCAATGAGATCATGGTGAAGGTCGGCCAGCAGGTGAAGCGCGGCACCCAGGTGGGCACCATCGGCAGCAATTTCGGGATGTATCCGGCGCACCTTCATTTCGAGATCCGCCACAACATCAGCACCGGCATGCAGCGGGAATCCGTGAACCGGGATTGGGTGAACTGGGCGGTGCCGAGCGATTTCATCAACAAGTACCGCCGCCTGAACCGCGAGTGGGGCCAGGTGGCCGTGCCGACCGGCACCTACACCGAGTATCAGGGCTTCAAGGGACTCTGA
- a CDS encoding TPM domain-containing protein, with amino-acid sequence MTGLKSFAWALWLLACLAVAPFGRGQMMAGFSADGPPPPRPAFNVQDNAGLYTRNPEGLRVISDRLRGLEQQHGFHLYVVTESVVMGATPVDLAARLQQAWLPEGDGVVLVYEVDTRAFGMGRPYDSGNVTKPGNGARIPSFVAAGVVERVRSQLASDQQRTLDSQALLDHLTGLLVNEFGGYLEASRGSAIDAPTARIFWIGAGAAVVLGGLGWWIARRARRAEVERRRTYRFPPVPDQQRLGAPFGAMVSSRPFRGSASLDRQ; translated from the coding sequence GTGACCGGACTGAAATCCTTTGCATGGGCCCTGTGGCTTCTGGCGTGCCTGGCGGTGGCCCCGTTCGGGCGGGGCCAGATGATGGCTGGCTTTTCGGCCGATGGTCCGCCGCCGCCGCGTCCGGCGTTCAATGTCCAGGACAATGCCGGGCTCTACACCCGCAATCCCGAGGGCCTGCGGGTCATTTCCGACCGGTTGCGGGGGCTGGAACAGCAGCACGGGTTCCACCTCTACGTGGTCACCGAATCGGTGGTGATGGGGGCGACGCCGGTCGATCTCGCGGCGCGCCTCCAGCAAGCCTGGCTGCCGGAGGGAGACGGGGTCGTGCTGGTGTATGAGGTCGATACCCGCGCGTTCGGGATGGGCCGCCCCTACGACTCCGGCAATGTGACCAAACCGGGCAATGGCGCGCGCATTCCCTCGTTCGTGGCCGCCGGGGTGGTGGAGCGGGTCCGGAGCCAATTGGCCTCGGATCAACAGCGGACGCTCGATTCCCAAGCCCTGCTCGATCATTTGACGGGGCTGCTGGTCAACGAGTTCGGCGGCTATCTTGAGGCGAGCCGCGGTTCGGCCATCGATGCGCCCACGGCGCGGATTTTCTGGATCGGAGCAGGGGCCGCCGTGGTGCTGGGCGGGCTGGGCTGGTGGATTGCCCGCCGGGCGCGCCGGGCAGAGGTCGAGCGTCGCCGGACCTACCGGTTCCCGCCGGTGCCGGACCAGCAGCGGCTGGGAGCTCCCTTCGGGGCCATGGTCAGCTCGCGGCCGTTCAGGGGATCGGCTTCGTTGGATCGCCAGTGA
- the ileS gene encoding isoleucine--tRNA ligase, producing the protein MSADAPNYKDTLTLPQTTFPMRGDLVENEPKRLAKWEESGLYQRIIARRQEQKAPKFILHDGPPFANGDVHMGTALNKVLKDLVVKSKTMAGYEAPFIPGWDCHGLPIEFKVVKQAAGLEPAEIRRRCTEFAEKFIDIQRGSFRRLGVFGDWYNPYVTMAPGYEAEILRVFAKLVESGSVYQSKKPVQWSYGAHTALAEAEVEYKDKESPAIFVKFPLSTEAACNLGAAGASMVIWTTTPWTLPANLGVALHPDFTYIIGRFERDGHSETLVVVRELVETFEQKTGVKLVETIKEAKGREFENLEAHHPFLDRTSKLILGQFVTTETGSGAVHIAPGHGADDYVAGQQYGLGLLSPVDDDGNFTVEVGVPELVGQHVFKSNDRVIEILEEKGALLGRESYKHSYPHCWRSKTPIIFRAVEQFFISLETLRGEALKAIDGVEWLPAWGRNRIYGTVESRPDWCISRQRTWGVPLPVFFDENNVAILSSELACKVADLVEKEGTNVWFEKTDAELAELLGLPAGVKKCKDTLDVWIDSGCSHVAVMEKRPELHAPADLYLEATDQHRGWFQSSLMMSIAWRKAAPYKAVLTHGFVVDKDKKGKLSKSEAEKAGKPIDAAHFYNKYGADIVRLWVSSVDWQNEVPFSEDLFKQVAEPYRRLRNTLRILLGNLDGFDPKADRVAPEEMPLLDRWILERLHAVVAECRKAYEGYEFRKVFNALNQFCTTDLSAVYVDATKDRMYCDAPKSLRRRASQTAMFDVFVALAKLLAPILAYTADEAWEHAGFCDQSVHERDFPEPDAAFAPSEATASADRLFQIKSVIQTAIEKSIQAKEFTRNNEAAVDLTVPAGEPVLALLKDQELAKEFFILAGLNVTEGAELAATARKTDLCLCPRCRRHEPLLDSGLCDRCDAVVPVKA; encoded by the coding sequence ATGAGCGCGGACGCCCCGAATTACAAAGACACGCTGACCCTGCCGCAGACGACTTTCCCGATGCGCGGGGACCTCGTCGAGAACGAGCCGAAGCGTTTGGCCAAATGGGAGGAGTCCGGACTCTACCAGCGGATCATTGCCCGCCGCCAGGAGCAGAAGGCTCCGAAATTCATCCTCCACGACGGCCCGCCGTTCGCGAACGGCGACGTCCACATGGGCACCGCGCTGAACAAGGTGCTGAAGGACCTGGTGGTGAAGTCGAAGACGATGGCGGGCTACGAGGCCCCCTTCATCCCGGGCTGGGACTGCCACGGCCTGCCGATCGAGTTCAAGGTGGTGAAACAGGCCGCCGGGCTGGAGCCCGCGGAAATCCGCCGCCGCTGCACCGAGTTCGCCGAGAAGTTCATCGACATCCAGCGCGGTTCGTTCCGCCGCCTCGGCGTGTTCGGGGACTGGTACAATCCCTACGTCACCATGGCCCCGGGCTATGAGGCGGAGATCCTGCGCGTGTTCGCGAAGCTCGTGGAGAGCGGCAGCGTCTATCAGTCGAAGAAGCCCGTCCAGTGGTCCTACGGCGCGCACACCGCGCTGGCCGAGGCCGAGGTGGAGTACAAGGACAAGGAAAGCCCGGCGATCTTCGTGAAGTTCCCGCTGTCCACGGAGGCCGCGTGCAACCTCGGTGCCGCCGGGGCCTCGATGGTCATCTGGACCACCACCCCGTGGACACTGCCGGCGAACCTCGGCGTGGCCCTGCACCCTGATTTCACCTACATCATCGGCCGTTTCGAGCGCGATGGCCACTCGGAGACGCTCGTCGTCGTCCGCGAGCTGGTGGAGACCTTCGAGCAGAAGACCGGCGTGAAGCTGGTGGAGACGATCAAGGAAGCGAAGGGCCGCGAGTTCGAGAACCTCGAGGCGCACCACCCGTTCCTCGACCGCACTTCGAAGCTGATCCTCGGCCAGTTCGTGACCACCGAGACCGGTTCCGGCGCGGTGCACATCGCCCCCGGCCACGGTGCGGACGACTACGTCGCCGGCCAGCAATACGGTCTGGGCCTGCTTTCGCCGGTCGATGACGACGGCAATTTCACCGTCGAGGTCGGCGTGCCCGAGCTCGTGGGCCAGCACGTCTTCAAGTCGAACGACCGCGTCATCGAGATCCTCGAGGAGAAGGGCGCGCTGCTCGGTCGGGAGAGCTACAAGCACTCCTACCCGCACTGCTGGCGGTCGAAGACCCCGATCATCTTCCGCGCGGTGGAGCAGTTCTTCATCTCGCTGGAAACCCTGCGCGGCGAGGCCCTGAAGGCCATCGACGGCGTCGAGTGGCTGCCCGCGTGGGGCCGCAACCGCATCTACGGCACCGTGGAATCCCGCCCGGACTGGTGCATCTCGCGCCAGCGCACCTGGGGCGTGCCGCTGCCGGTGTTCTTCGATGAGAACAACGTCGCCATCCTTTCCTCCGAGCTCGCCTGCAAGGTCGCCGATCTCGTCGAAAAGGAAGGCACCAATGTCTGGTTCGAGAAGACCGATGCCGAGCTTGCCGAACTGCTGGGCCTCCCGGCGGGCGTGAAGAAGTGCAAGGACACGCTCGACGTGTGGATCGACTCCGGCTGCTCGCACGTGGCAGTGATGGAGAAGCGCCCCGAGCTGCACGCTCCGGCCGACCTTTACCTCGAAGCCACCGACCAGCACCGCGGCTGGTTCCAGAGCTCGCTGATGATGAGCATCGCCTGGCGCAAGGCCGCTCCGTACAAGGCCGTGCTGACCCACGGCTTCGTGGTGGACAAGGACAAGAAGGGCAAGCTCTCCAAGTCCGAGGCCGAGAAGGCCGGCAAGCCGATCGACGCCGCCCACTTCTACAACAAGTACGGCGCGGACATCGTGCGCCTGTGGGTCTCGTCCGTCGACTGGCAGAACGAGGTGCCGTTCAGCGAGGATCTCTTCAAGCAGGTCGCCGAACCCTACCGCCGCCTCCGCAACACGCTGCGCATCCTCCTCGGCAACCTCGACGGTTTCGATCCGAAGGCCGACCGGGTCGCGCCGGAGGAGATGCCGCTGCTGGACCGCTGGATCCTCGAGCGCCTGCACGCCGTGGTCGCCGAGTGCCGCAAGGCGTATGAAGGCTACGAGTTCCGCAAGGTCTTCAACGCGCTCAACCAGTTCTGCACCACCGACCTTTCCGCCGTCTACGTGGATGCGACCAAGGACCGCATGTACTGCGATGCCCCGAAGTCGCTGCGCCGCCGCGCCTCGCAGACCGCGATGTTCGATGTCTTCGTCGCGCTGGCGAAGCTGCTCGCGCCGATCCTCGCCTACACCGCGGACGAGGCGTGGGAGCACGCCGGGTTCTGCGACCAGAGCGTGCACGAGCGCGATTTCCCGGAACCGGACGCGGCCTTCGCGCCCAGCGAGGCCACCGCGTCCGCCGACCGCTTGTTCCAGATCAAGTCGGTCATCCAGACCGCCATCGAGAAGAGCATCCAGGCCAAGGAGTTCACCCGCAACAACGAGGCCGCGGTCGATCTCACGGTGCCCGCCGGCGAGCCGGTGCTGGCGCTGCTGAAGGACCAGGAGCTGGCGAAGGAGTTCTTCATCCTCGCCGGTCTGAACGTCACGGAAGGCGCGGAACTCGCCGCCACCGCCCGCAAGACCGACCTCTGCCTGTGCCCGCGCTGCCGCCGCCACGAGCCGCTGCTCGATAGCGGCCTGTGCGACCGCTGCGATGCCGTGGTTCCCGTGAAGGCCTGA
- a CDS encoding DUF2062 domain-containing protein, whose protein sequence is MTHPLFERRLWKPCRDTVATGLAVGMFFAVQPVPLQSIFAALIATRLRANVPFAMAACWLSNPVTAGPICLTQLGLGMFLQRTFNLPVPKGEIRWEALAKLSPKLASIPLGEFLLGCLASGVLLALLTYPLVHLFSALMPHHLPVRKYLAEPSGPSGVTGDPTKPIP, encoded by the coding sequence ATGACCCATCCGCTGTTCGAACGGCGGCTGTGGAAACCCTGCCGGGACACGGTGGCCACCGGATTGGCAGTGGGCATGTTCTTCGCTGTCCAACCCGTCCCTCTACAGTCGATTTTTGCCGCCCTGATCGCCACTCGACTGCGGGCCAATGTTCCCTTTGCGATGGCCGCCTGTTGGCTGAGCAATCCCGTCACGGCTGGCCCCATCTGTCTCACTCAACTTGGCTTGGGAATGTTTCTGCAAAGAACATTCAATCTACCGGTGCCCAAAGGGGAAATCCGCTGGGAAGCCCTCGCCAAGCTGAGCCCAAAACTAGCCTCGATTCCCTTGGGCGAGTTCCTCCTCGGATGCCTCGCTTCGGGAGTGCTGCTGGCCTTGCTCACCTACCCGCTGGTCCACCTTTTCTCAGCCTTGATGCCGCACCATTTGCCGGTGCGGAAATATCTGGCTGAGCCCTCCGGGCCAAGTGGTGTCACTGGCGATCCAACGAAGCCGATCCCCTGA
- a CDS encoding undecaprenyl-diphosphate phosphatase produces the protein MPDPGNIVTVPPRMEHWQSLLLGLIEGITEFLPISSTGHLIVAQRLMGIGTVSPADKEAADAFAICIQGGAILAVLGLYWKHVKQMLSGLIGRDSAGLKLLINLVVGFLPAAVVGLVLHHWIEEKLFGLWPVITSWVVGGVAILAAVWWRKKNPATGNKRELGQLTWQLAVVIGLLQCVAMWPGTSRSLMTIAGGLMVGLTVRAAVEYSFLLGVLTLTAATAKTALDKAHASGPEFEHHFGTAKLMLHQFGAVNLAIGGVAAMVSAFLAVKWLVGYLQRHGLAGFGWYRIAAGVAIATLILTNTFTA, from the coding sequence TTGCCGGACCCGGGCAACATCGTCACGGTGCCCCCGCGCATGGAACACTGGCAATCGCTCCTCCTCGGCCTGATCGAAGGCATCACCGAGTTCCTCCCGATCAGCTCCACCGGCCACCTGATCGTCGCGCAGCGGCTGATGGGAATCGGCACCGTTTCCCCCGCTGACAAGGAAGCCGCGGACGCTTTCGCCATCTGCATCCAGGGCGGGGCGATCCTCGCCGTGCTGGGCCTTTACTGGAAACACGTGAAGCAGATGCTCTCCGGACTGATCGGGCGCGATTCCGCGGGGCTGAAGCTGCTGATCAATCTCGTGGTCGGCTTCTTGCCGGCCGCCGTGGTCGGCTTGGTGCTGCACCATTGGATCGAGGAAAAGCTTTTCGGGCTGTGGCCGGTGATCACCTCGTGGGTGGTCGGCGGCGTCGCCATCCTGGCGGCCGTCTGGTGGCGAAAGAAGAACCCGGCCACCGGTAACAAGCGCGAGCTCGGCCAACTTACCTGGCAACTCGCGGTGGTGATCGGCCTGCTCCAGTGCGTGGCGATGTGGCCGGGCACCAGCCGCAGCCTCATGACCATCGCCGGTGGCCTGATGGTCGGCCTCACGGTCCGGGCCGCGGTTGAATACTCCTTTCTCCTCGGGGTGCTCACGCTGACGGCGGCGACCGCCAAGACGGCTCTCGACAAGGCCCACGCCAGCGGTCCGGAGTTCGAACATCATTTCGGCACCGCCAAGCTGATGCTGCACCAGTTCGGCGCGGTGAACCTCGCCATTGGCGGGGTGGCCGCGATGGTGTCCGCCTTCCTCGCCGTGAAATGGCTGGTCGGCTACCTCCAGCGCCACGGGCTGGCGGGTTTCGGCTGGTACCGCATCGCGGCCGGAGTGGCCATCGCGACCCTGATCCTGACGAATACTTTCACGGCCTGA
- a CDS encoding signal peptidase II, which translates to MPSLKKLLLLVTLPLYVLDQWTKWWIVGKFPEPPPGYHSVEEHQAVVEGWFNLVRVHNQGVAFGMGNGSDWAPVVFLCVPLLAMLVIRIFWKKGVFATGLARVAVALLLCGIWGNLTDRLTQGFALESLKGDSFWHRLSAGYVVDFISVKLPYFEKLSPSSGGWWPSFNVADSCICVAATLLFISGLREEKKAKQAEASA; encoded by the coding sequence ATGCCCTCCCTGAAGAAGCTGCTGCTCCTGGTCACGCTCCCGCTCTACGTCCTCGACCAGTGGACGAAATGGTGGATCGTGGGGAAATTCCCCGAACCGCCGCCGGGGTATCATTCCGTGGAAGAGCATCAAGCGGTGGTGGAGGGGTGGTTCAATCTCGTCCGCGTCCACAACCAAGGGGTGGCTTTCGGGATGGGAAATGGATCCGATTGGGCTCCGGTGGTGTTCCTGTGTGTTCCGCTGCTGGCGATGCTGGTCATCCGGATCTTTTGGAAAAAGGGCGTGTTTGCCACCGGATTGGCCAGGGTTGCGGTGGCTTTGCTGCTCTGCGGCATCTGGGGGAATCTGACGGATCGACTCACTCAAGGCTTTGCCTTGGAGTCGCTTAAAGGGGACTCCTTCTGGCACCGTCTCTCCGCCGGCTATGTGGTCGATTTCATTTCGGTGAAGCTCCCCTACTTCGAGAAGCTTTCTCCTTCGAGCGGAGGTTGGTGGCCGTCCTTCAACGTCGCCGACTCCTGCATCTGCGTGGCAGCCACGCTGCTGTTCATCAGCGGGCTGCGGGAGGAAAAGAAGGCGAAGCAGGCGGAGGCATCGGCCTGA
- a CDS encoding addiction module protein codes for MKLEEIQRHAMELPDTDRAELAAELLNSLPRVLADDDEGIAEARRRAKELDQDPSVGCSWQEIKNALGR; via the coding sequence ATGAAACTCGAGGAGATTCAGCGTCACGCCATGGAACTTCCGGATACCGACCGGGCGGAATTGGCCGCCGAGCTGCTGAACTCGCTTCCAAGGGTTCTTGCCGATGACGATGAGGGCATCGCCGAAGCCCGACGACGAGCCAAGGAACTTGACCAAGATCCGTCCGTGGGCTGCTCCTGGCAGGAAATCAAGAATGCCTTGGGCAGGTAA
- a CDS encoding response regulator transcription factor: protein MAPPRMRVAVIDSQPVVRAGLRLVIDACTSLSFAFEASDPREAMEKIRAGGVDLVVSEVAFQDHESVFELLRELRELPRPVPLLVFSHHLEQQVAPKALQAGARGYLEKHASMEEIVRAMHRVLAGKVYLSREMTEWALDHLTPGGTTPQTPATQVSGLTVRELEILELIGSGMQSKEIANCLHISLKTVETHRAHLREKLGIASGSGLVCYASQWVVTEHAAS, encoded by the coding sequence ATGGCTCCCCCCCGCATGCGCGTTGCGGTGATCGATTCCCAACCGGTCGTCCGAGCCGGCTTGCGCCTCGTCATCGATGCCTGCACCTCCCTGTCCTTCGCCTTCGAGGCCTCGGACCCACGGGAGGCGATGGAGAAGATTCGTGCCGGTGGGGTGGATCTGGTGGTGTCCGAGGTGGCCTTCCAGGACCACGAAAGCGTCTTCGAGCTGCTGCGCGAGCTCCGCGAGCTGCCCCGCCCGGTGCCGCTGCTGGTTTTCTCCCACCACCTCGAACAGCAGGTCGCCCCGAAGGCCCTCCAGGCCGGGGCCCGCGGCTATCTGGAAAAGCACGCGTCCATGGAGGAAATCGTCCGCGCCATGCACCGCGTGCTGGCCGGAAAGGTCTACCTGAGCCGCGAGATGACGGAATGGGCGCTGGATCATCTAACGCCCGGCGGCACCACCCCGCAAACCCCGGCCACCCAGGTTTCCGGACTGACCGTGCGGGAGCTGGAGATTCTCGAACTGATAGGCAGTGGCATGCAATCCAAGGAGATTGCGAATTGTCTCCACATCAGCCTCAAGACGGTGGAGACCCACCGCGCCCACCTCCGCGAAAAGCTTGGTATTGCAAGCGGTTCCGGGCTCGTCTGCTACGCCAGCCAGTGGGTGGTGACGGAGCACGCGGCCTCCTGA
- a CDS encoding Mpv17/PMP22 family protein encodes MSDPTTSVYSPWRAGWYAARANLIPGLILQAAAILLLVAYSTNPALREVLAHVERLKLAGGFLYSATSAALFCGLLPWVFRMAIPSLRPRSPGSELVFGIAWWAFSGILVDVFYTAQGRWWGTDVSFRTIAAKMLIDMGVYTPLWAAPANALIHLWKARGFPLKGRIFTPGWYRRMVLPNLIPNWMVWIPGVAVVYSLPPMLQVPVANLICCFWALLCISIAGEETKEG; translated from the coding sequence ATGAGTGATCCCACGACCTCGGTTTACTCGCCATGGCGGGCGGGGTGGTATGCCGCTCGGGCGAACCTGATTCCGGGGCTGATCCTGCAGGCGGCGGCGATCCTGCTGCTGGTGGCTTACTCCACCAATCCGGCGCTGAGGGAGGTGCTGGCTCATGTCGAGCGCTTGAAGTTGGCGGGCGGCTTCCTCTATTCCGCCACCAGCGCGGCTCTGTTCTGCGGGCTGCTGCCGTGGGTGTTCCGGATGGCGATCCCCTCGCTGCGGCCGCGCTCGCCGGGTTCGGAGCTGGTGTTCGGCATCGCCTGGTGGGCGTTCTCCGGAATCCTGGTGGACGTGTTCTACACCGCCCAGGGGCGCTGGTGGGGGACGGATGTCTCGTTCCGGACCATCGCGGCGAAGATGCTCATCGACATGGGCGTTTACACCCCGCTGTGGGCGGCTCCGGCGAATGCCTTGATCCACCTCTGGAAAGCGCGGGGCTTTCCGTTGAAGGGGAGGATCTTCACCCCCGGCTGGTACCGGCGGATGGTCCTGCCGAATCTGATCCCGAATTGGATGGTGTGGATCCCCGGCGTGGCGGTGGTTTACAGCCTGCCCCCGATGCTCCAGGTGCCGGTGGCGAACCTGATCTGCTGCTTCTGGGCGCTGCTGTGCATCAGCATCGCCGGAGAGGAGACGAAGGAAGGGTGA
- a CDS encoding PEP-CTERM sorting domain-containing protein (PEP-CTERM proteins occur, often in large numbers, in the proteomes of bacteria that also encode an exosortase, a predicted intramembrane cysteine proteinase. The presence of a PEP-CTERM domain at a protein's C-terminus predicts cleavage within the sorting domain, followed by covalent anchoring to some some component of the (usually Gram-negative) cell surface. Many PEP-CTERM proteins exhibit an unusual sequence composition that includes large numbers of potential glycosylation sites. Expression of one such protein has been shown restore the ability of a bacterium to form floc, a type of biofilm.) has product MKTTPQQEGTLSFRTRPAWLAASLLIMAAPLAQAFVMTFQLVTPANSSDISGDLSATVTDIGGGQALIQISKGSSFVGRIDEVYFDVNDSITLISSMATSTTPADYTIINGVSYTGGAVPNSISPDHPPGATNAPWLFDTDFDFGATSTANSINNGETAAFIATFSGTVTFADLEQAATDENFRIAMHVKSLVGGQSDAYVSLPPDGGGTIPEPSSALLGGLGGLLMVLRRKR; this is encoded by the coding sequence ATGAAAACCACCCCCCAACAGGAAGGCACCCTCTCCTTCCGCACCCGCCCGGCTTGGTTGGCCGCATCACTCCTCATCATGGCCGCCCCCCTGGCGCAGGCGTTCGTGATGACCTTCCAACTGGTGACACCCGCGAATTCCAGCGACATCTCCGGCGACCTGTCCGCCACCGTCACCGACATCGGTGGAGGCCAAGCCCTGATCCAGATCAGCAAGGGCTCATCCTTCGTCGGGCGGATCGACGAGGTGTATTTCGATGTCAACGACAGCATCACGCTGATCAGCAGCATGGCCACCTCCACCACGCCCGCCGACTACACCATCATCAATGGCGTCAGCTACACCGGCGGAGCGGTCCCGAATTCCATCTCCCCCGACCATCCCCCGGGAGCGACCAATGCCCCGTGGCTGTTCGACACCGATTTCGACTTCGGAGCCACCAGCACCGCCAATAGCATCAACAACGGCGAAACCGCGGCCTTCATCGCAACCTTCTCCGGCACGGTGACCTTCGCCGACCTCGAGCAGGCCGCGACGGACGAAAACTTCCGCATCGCCATGCACGTGAAATCCCTCGTGGGCGGCCAGAGCGACGCTTACGTCAGCCTGCCCCCGGATGGTGGCGGCACCATTCCCGAGCCCTCCAGCGCGCTCCTGGGCGGCCTGGGCGGCCTCCTGATGGTCCTGCGCCGGAAACGGTGA